A window of Fragaria vesca subsp. vesca linkage group LG7, FraVesHawaii_1.0, whole genome shotgun sequence contains these coding sequences:
- the LOC101311793 gene encoding 50S ribosomal protein 5, chloroplastic-like: MALLLCSTPLALNAVSSRPSNVTAATHRMHMNPIHPKCFSGVRLQLPMVAKKSVSLVVKASEGAEAPSEVVPVDKLPLESKLQERLEQKTRMKLAKKIRLRRKRLVRKRKLRKKGRWPPSKMNKLKNV, from the exons ATGGCTCTTCTTTTGTGCTCTACTCCCCTGGCGCTCAACGCCGTGTCCTCTCGTCCTTCAAATGTCACCGCCGCTA CTCACAGGATGCACATGAATCCCATACATCCCAAATGTTTCAGTGGAGTGCGACTTCAACTGCCCATGGTTGCCAAAAAGTCGGTTTCACTGGTTGTGAAGGCTTCTGAGGGTGCCGAGGCCCCTTCAGAGGTGGTACCTGTTGACAAGCTTCCCTTGGAGTCAAAGCTGCAGGAAAGGCTGGAGCAGAAGACGCGGATGAAGCTGGCCAAGAAGATAAGACTTCGGAGGAAGAGACTTGTGCGCAAGCGAAAACTCAGAAAGAAAGGGCGATGGCCTCCTTCAAAGATGAACAAGTTGAAGAATGTCTGA
- the LOC101296718 gene encoding periplasmic beta-glucosidase-like, translated as MACKIPARKHKITNSIKSSLPERKNAHRDLAREAVRKSLVLLKNGKNGTIPVLPLPKKVPKILVAGSHADNLGYQCGGWTMAWQGFSGNNKTRGTTILGAIKSTVDSSTEVVYLENPDSDFVKSNNFEYAIVVVGEHPYAETDGDSMNLTMADPGPSVITSVREAVKCIVIIISGRPVVIELYVSSIDALVAAWLPGTEGQGITDVLYDEHGFSGKLSRTWFRRVDQLPMKIGDPHYDPLFPFGFGLETESVKELVTR; from the exons ATGGCTTGTAAGATCCCAGCCCGAAAGCATAAAATAACCAATAGCATAAAATCCTCCCTTCCCGAAAGGAAGAAT GCTCATAGAGATTTGGCAAGGGAGGCTGTGAGAAAGTCACTTGTGCTTCTGAAGAATGGGAAAAATGGAACCATTCCAGTCCTACCTCTTCCTAAGAAGGTGCCCAAAATCTTGGTTGCTGGTAGTCATGCTGATAATCTGGGTTACCAGTGTGGTGGATGGACAATGGCTTGGCAAGGATTCAGTGGCAACAACAAAACAAGGG GAACCACCATCCTCGGTGCTATCAAATCAACGGTTGATTCAAGCACAGAAGTTGTCTATCTTGAGAATCCTGATAGTGATTTTGTCAAGTCCAACAACTTTGAATATGCCATTGTTGTTGTTGGTGAGCACCCTTATGCTGAGACTGATGGAGACAGTATGAACTTAACTATGGCGGATCCTGGCCCAAGTGTCATCACCAGTGTGCGTGAAGCTGTCAAGTGCATTGTTATTATAATTTCTGGCAGACCTGTTGTGATTGAACTGTATGTTTCATCAATTGATGCCCTGGTAGCAGCATGGTTGCCAGGAACTGAAGGCCAAGGAATCACTGATGTCCTTTATGATGAGCATGGATTCAGTGGAAAGCTTTCGAGAACATGGTTCAGACGTGTAGATCAGCTCCCGATGAAAATTGGGGATCCACACTATGATCCTCTTTTCCCTTTTGGGTTTGGACTTGAAACTGAGTCAGTTAAGGAGCTCGTAACAAGGTAA